Proteins from a single region of Melanotaenia boesemani isolate fMelBoe1 chromosome 3, fMelBoe1.pri, whole genome shotgun sequence:
- the LOC121637427 gene encoding protein NYNRIN-like — MSFLGMVGFCRAFIPHFSELEAPLTSCIHGKNLSAHDHFVWTPEAEQAFLSVKQALCSAPALALPEPAKPFFQFVDEKHGFMSSVLLQQHGSHKRPVAYYSSKLDSVAAGLPGCLRAVAACEKAVLASRDIVGYSELTVFVPHSVSIILLEQKTSHLSAARWLRYTTVLLDMPNITMKRCTSLNPATLLPTAEDGVHHCCETVLSEICTPRPDLSDEPLLNSDLILFCDGSSFRDHSGKNRVGFAVCDEHQVLFSGSLPSQFSAQTAELVALTEACKFAQGKSLTVYTDSRYAFGVVHDFGALWRHRNFLKSDGKPILNSTQVAALLDAILLPSDVAVVKCQAHTNDTSSVARGNALADQTAKQAALSASPHILTSSPLTEEDHSPPCSLQDIQSFSTPEERSVWKANSCTPDSAGYNTARPLACPPAGHTPPNQPFDHLMMDFIELTPAEVLSQVQSVVKEALPRPASDLLHSLVPGDWILVRETRRKHWRSKRWLGPFQVLLVTHTAVKVAERSTWIHASHCRRFQSTPTPADLSTTGQNNP, encoded by the exons ATGTCATTTCTAGGTATGGTAGGGTTTTGTCGGGCctttattccacatttttctgaacTTGAGGCCCCCCTGACTTCCTGTATACATGGTAAGAATCTATCTGCTCATGACCATTTCGTCTGGAccccggaggctgagcaggctttCCTGTCTGTGAAACAAGCGCTGTGTTCTGCTCCAGCCCTGGCTCTGCCAGAACCAGCCAAacctttctttcagtttgttgatgaaaaacatggtTTCATGTCTTCTGTTCTCCTTCAACAGCACGGCTCTCACAAGCGCCCGGTGGCCTATTACTCTTCCAAGCTCGACTCTGTTGCTGCGGGGCTTCCTGGCTGTCTGAGAGCTGTGGCTGCATGTGAGAAGGCTGTACTTGCATCACGTGACATTGTGGGATACAGTGAACtaactgtttttgttcctcATTCTGTATCCATCATTTTGCTCGAACAAAAGACTTCTCATCTGTCTGCAGCTAGATGGCTGAGATACACCACAGTTCTTCTCGATATGCCTAACATCACTATGAAACGGTGTACATCACTTAACCCTGCCACTCTTCTTCCTACCGCAGAAGATGGTGTTCATCACTGTTGTGAGACTGTTCTGTCTGAAATCTGCACTCCGAGACCAGATTTATCTGATGAGCCTCTTCTTAACTCTGATCTCATTCTTTTTTGTGATGGCTCCTCCTTCAGAGACCATTCTGGTAAGAACAGAGTGGGTTTTGCTGTCTGTGATGAGCATCAGGTTCTCTTCTCTGGCTCCCTCCCTTCACAATTCTCTGCTCAGACAGCTGAACTTGTTGCTCTCACTGAGGCCTGTAAATTCGCACAAGGTAAGTCCCTGACTGTGTATACCGATTCGCGTTACGCCTTTGGTGTAGTTCATGACTTTGGTGCGTTGTGGCGTCACCGTAATTTTTTGAAATCTGATGGTAAGCCTATTTTGAACTCCACACAGGTTGCGGCTCTCCTTGACGCTATTCTTCTTCCTTCAGATGTCGCTGTAGTGAAATGTCAAGCTCACACTAATGACACTTCCTCTGTTGCCCGTGGCAACGCCTTGGCCGACCAGACTGCTAAGCAGGCAGCTCTGTCAGCCTCGCCGCACATTCTCACCTCTTCTCCTCTCACAGAAGAGGATCACTCTCCTCCCTGTTCTCTGCAGGACATCCAGTCTTTTTCTACTCCAGAGGAACGCTCTGTCTGGAAGGCTAACTCCTGCACCCCTGATTCTGCAG GCTATAACACCGCCCGCCCTCTTGCCTGCCCTCCAGCTGGTCATACACCACCTAATCAGCCTTTTGATCATTTGATGATGGATTTCATTGAGTTAACACCTGCAGAAG TTCTCTCACAGGTGCAGAGTGTGGTGAAAGAGGCCCTGCCACGCCCAGCATCAGATCTGCTTCACTCCTTGGTTCCGGGAGATTGGATCTTGGTTCGAGAGACGAGGAGAAAGCACTGGCGGTCTAAAAGGTGGCTGGGTCccttccaggtcctgttggtcacTCATACAGCCGTGAAGGTCGCTGAAAGGTCCACGTGGATTCACGCGTCCCACTGTAGAAGGTTTCAAAGTACCCCAActccagctgacctctcaaccacagggcagaataatccctga
- the wu:fb55g09 gene encoding uncharacterized protein wu:fb55g09: MLSEIMCRRIFQQQRQQDEKEAQVRQAGIHRKHGWSKSCSGRLQGRRTGGGGWLRGRSHHQHPHRHPPPHHHHPRHPQRPVLPLRPVYVKGNQARGMRAPKNTNQFLMHEKYQMQHMRSDSVGSDGCCSSDSDLELTDMDSYLGVLENARGALLDSPNPHVSTTPPGQFLVLHSACPHETSVCLQEESMQYFPSEDDLLQSQNFMQRDFVEFCDFLSP; the protein is encoded by the coding sequence ATGCTCTCAGAGATCATGTGCAGGAGAATCTTCCAGCAGCAAAGGCAGCAGGACGAGAAGGAGGCGCAGGTGAGACAGGCTGGCATCCATAGGAAGCACGGCTGGTCCAAGAGCTGCAGTGGGCGCCTACAGGGGAGGAGGACAGGAGGGGGAGGGTGGCTGAGAGGGCGCAGTCACCATCAGCACCCTCATCGTCATCCTCcacctcatcatcatcacccaAGACACCCCCAGAGGCCAGTGTTACCCCTTCGTCCGGTTTACGTTAAGGGAAACCAAGCCAGGGGAATGCGAGCCCCCAAGAACACAAACCAGTTTCTGATGCACGAGAAGTACCAGATGCAGCACATGCGCTCCGACTCCGTGGGGAGCGACGGCTGCTGCAGCTCCGACAGCGACTTGGAGCTCACCGACATGGACTCGTACCTGGGCGTCCTGGAGAATGCCAGAGGAGCTCTCCTAGACAGTCCCAACCCACACGTCTCAACTACGCCACCAGGTCAGTTCCTGGTACTGCACAGCGCGTGCCCGCACGAGACCAGCGTATGCCTGCAGGAGGAAAGCATGCAGTATTTCCCCTCTGAAGACGACCTGCTGCAGAGCCAGAATTTCATGCAGAGGGACTTTGTTGAATTCTGTGACTTCCTGTCACCCTGA
- the nisch gene encoding nischarin isoform X4, translating to MESAPFLEEVSERKVCVVGSELVENYTVYIIDVTDGQHRWTVKHRYSDFYDLHEKLMAEKKVDRRLLPPKKILGKNSKGLVERRQKELELYLQTLLQQFPEATPTPLATFLHFHLYEINGITSALAEELFHKGEQLLQAGEVFSLRPLQLYAVSQQLRLAKPTCFNGDAKTDLGHILDFTCRLRYLRISGTIGPVGTSDIQESSLAFDLSVFKSLLQIEICDCSSHQIRGLSCLRSSLVTMSVHRSTESMMSILVPEASEFSQWEPEGAESGCPVTAVVPVWRNLTTVDMSHNCISAIDSSVKLIPKVEFFDLSYNQLSSVENLQHLYNLVHVDLSYNSLRVLEAAHTRLGNIKTLSLSGNQLERLTGLSKLYSLVNLDLSHNQLAQLEEIRNIGSLPCLEKLNLSSNPMCIIPDYRTKVLAQFGDRAAEVCLDCKVTTEKELDTVEVLKAIQKAKEVKDRMSGSDKKISEETRLSAAAPPPLSSSPPPPPPSSSAVALPAVTSSSFSSSSCLAQQAACPSQGNHK from the exons ATGGAGTCTGCGCCATTCTTAGAGGAGGTTTCGGAGAGAAAAGTCTGCGTTGTCGGGTCGGAGCTGGTGGAAAACTACACT GTCTACATCATTGATGTGACAGATGGGCAGCACAGATGGACCGTGAAGCACCGCTATAGCGACTTCTATGACCTCCATGAGAAG CTGATGGCAGAGAAAAAGGTTGACAGACGGCTGCTGCCTCCTAAAAAGATCTTGGGAAAGAACTCGAAAGGTCTGGTGGAGCGGCGGCAGAAGGAGCTGGAGCTCTACTTACAGACGCTGCTGCAGCAGTTTCCTGAGGCCACGCCCACTCCGCTTGCCACCTTCCTGCACTTTCACCTCTAT gaGATCAATGGCATCACGTCAGCACTAGCTGAGGAGCTGTTCCATAAAG gggagcagctgctgcaggcGGGGGAGGTGTTTTCTCTCCGTCCTCTGCAGCTTTACGCCGTCTCTCAACAACTCCGACTGGCCAAACCGACCTGCTTTAATGGAGATGCCAAAACCGACCTGGGACACATCCTGGACTTCACCTGCAGGCTGCGATACCTCAGA ATTTCTGGGACCATTGGTCCAGTAGGAACCAGTGACATCCAGGAAAGCAGTCTGGCCTTTGACCTGTCTGTTTTCAAATCACTGCTGCAGATAGAG ATCTGTGATTGCAGCTCACATCAGATTAGAGGTTTGTCATGTCTGAGATCGAGTCTGGTGACCATGAGTGTCCATCGCTCCACAGAATCGATGATG TCGATCCTGGTCCCGGAGGCGAGTGAGTTCTCGCAGTGGGAGCCTGAGGGGGCGGAGTCAGGGTGTCCCGTCACTGCTGTCGTTCCTGTGTGGAGAAACCTGACCACGGTGGACATGAGCCACAACTGCATCAGCGCCATCGACAGCTCAGTG AAACTGATCCCAAAGGTGGAGTTTTTTGATCTGAGCTACAACCAGCTGTCCTCggtggaaaacctgcag CATCTCTACAACCTGGTCCACGTGGATCTGTCCTATAACAGCCTTCGGGTCCTGGAAGCTGCCCACACTCGTCTGGGGAACATCAAAACCTTGAGTTTGTCTGGTAACCAACTGGAGCGACTGACCGGCCTCTCCAAGCTCTACTCACTGGTCAACCTAGACCTGAGCCACAACCAGCTGGCCCAG TTGGAGGAAATCAGGAACATCGGGTCTCTGCCCTGTCTGGAGAAACTCAACTTATCCAGTAACCCCATGTGCATCATCCCAGACTACAGAACCAAAGTCTTGGCCCAGTTTGGTGACCGTGCAGCAGAG GTTTGTCTGGACTGTAAGGTGACAACTGAGAAGGAGCTGGACACAGTGGAAGTGTTGAAAGCCATTCAAAAAGCCAAAGAAGTCAAAGATCGGATGAGTGGTAGCGACAAGAAG ATCAGTGAGGAGACCAGGCTGTCTGCTGCTGcacctcctcccctctcctcatccccaccacctcctcctccctcctcctctgctgtCGCTCTTCCCGCTGtcacctcctcttccttttcctcctcttcctgtctGGCCCAGCAGGCTGCCTGCCCCAGCCAAGGTAATCAT AAGTGA